A genomic window from Cumulibacter manganitolerans includes:
- a CDS encoding HNH endonuclease family protein: protein MLLVIGLICLLSRPGPDDPAASPAGLSPAPRSTGRAAPSPAGTAGAGPTASGEQPPGGPAGAQAVALLATLPTKGRAPKTGYSRDQFGAAWSDDVSVDGGHNGCDTRNDILRRDLVEIVLKPGSHGCAVQSGTLHDPYSAATIAFVRGATTSADVQIDHVVALSDAWQKGAQQLTAQQRADFANDPVNLQAVAGPVNQAKGAGDAATWLPPNKAYRCSYVSRQVAVKAKYALWVTPAEREAIATVLAGCDAASAPAT, encoded by the coding sequence GTGCTGTTGGTGATCGGGCTGATATGCCTGCTCAGCCGACCGGGTCCCGACGACCCGGCGGCCAGTCCGGCCGGCCTCTCGCCCGCGCCGCGCTCGACGGGCCGGGCCGCGCCCTCGCCCGCCGGCACGGCCGGGGCGGGGCCGACAGCATCGGGCGAGCAGCCTCCCGGCGGCCCGGCCGGCGCGCAGGCCGTTGCACTGCTCGCGACACTGCCCACGAAGGGGCGCGCCCCCAAGACCGGGTACAGCAGGGACCAGTTCGGTGCTGCCTGGAGCGACGACGTGAGCGTCGACGGCGGCCACAACGGCTGCGACACCCGCAACGACATCCTGCGCCGCGACCTGGTCGAGATCGTCCTCAAGCCCGGCTCCCACGGGTGCGCCGTCCAGTCCGGCACGCTCCACGACCCCTACAGCGCGGCGACGATCGCGTTCGTGCGGGGCGCGACCACCTCGGCCGACGTCCAGATCGACCATGTCGTCGCGTTGTCCGACGCATGGCAGAAGGGAGCGCAGCAGCTCACCGCGCAGCAGCGGGCCGACTTTGCGAACGACCCCGTCAATCTGCAAGCGGTCGCCGGACCGGTCAACCAGGCCAAGGGCGCCGGCGACGCCGCGACCTGGCTGCCGCCGAACAAGGCCTACCGGTGCAGCTACGTCAGCCGCCAGGTCGCCGTCAAGGCGAAGTACGCGCTCTGGGTCACCCCGGCGGAACGCGAGGCGATCGCGACCGTGCTCGCCGGCTGCGATGCAGCGAGCGCCCCGGCCACGTAA
- the pyrE gene encoding orotate phosphoribosyltransferase, with the protein MSDRDRLLELINQIAVVRGKVILSSGKEADWYVDLRRVSLHHEAAPLIGRVLLEATSDLEYDVVGGLTLGADPVATSMLHAAAAQGRALDACVVRKEQKKHGMQRRVEGPGVEGRRVLAVDDTSTTGGSVLQAVDALREAGAEVVGVALIVERGARQAVTDAGLELRTAYTTDDLAV; encoded by the coding sequence ATGTCTGACCGTGACCGCCTGCTGGAGCTGATCAACCAGATCGCCGTCGTCCGCGGGAAGGTGATCCTCTCCAGTGGCAAGGAAGCCGACTGGTACGTCGACCTGCGGCGCGTCTCGCTGCATCACGAGGCCGCCCCGCTGATCGGCCGGGTGCTGCTCGAGGCGACGTCCGACCTCGAGTACGACGTCGTCGGCGGCCTCACCCTCGGCGCCGACCCCGTGGCGACCTCGATGCTGCACGCGGCGGCCGCGCAGGGCCGGGCGCTCGATGCGTGCGTCGTCCGCAAGGAGCAGAAGAAGCACGGCATGCAGCGACGCGTGGAGGGGCCGGGCGTCGAGGGCCGCCGGGTGCTGGCCGTCGACGACACGTCCACCACCGGAGGCTCGGTGCTGCAGGCCGTCGACGCGCTGCGCGAGGCGGGAGCCGAGGTGGTGGGTGTCGCGCTCATCGTCGAGCGGGGTGCGCGCCAGGCCGTGACGGACGCCGGTCTCGAGCTGCGGACGGCGTACACGACCGACGACCTGGCGGTCTGA